One genomic segment of Odocoileus virginianus isolate 20LAN1187 ecotype Illinois chromosome 17, Ovbor_1.2, whole genome shotgun sequence includes these proteins:
- the CBX8 gene encoding chromobox protein homolog 8: MELSAVGERVFAAEALLKRRIRKGRMEYLVKWKGWSQKYSTWEPEENILDARLLAAFEEREREMELYGPKKRGPKPKTFLLKAQAKAKAKTYEFRSDSARGIRIPYPGRSPQELASTSRSREGLRNMGLSPPGSSSSTSSTCRVEPPRDRERDRERERERERERERERGTSRADDKPSSPGDSSKKRGPKPRKELLDPSQRPLGEPSDGLGDYLKGRKLDDTASGAGKFPAGHSVIQLARRQDSDLAQCGVASPSPTEATGKLAVDTFPARVIKHRAAFLEAKGQGTLDPGGPRVRHGSGTPGSVGGLYRDMGAQGGRPSLIARIPVARILGDPEEESWSPSLTNLEKVVVTDVTSNFLTVTIKESNTDQGFFKEKR; the protein is encoded by the exons ATGGAGCTTTCAGCGGTGGGGGAGCGGGTGTTCGCGGCCGAAGCCCTCCTGAAGCGGCGCATCCGGAAA GGACGCATGGAATACCTCGTGAAATGGAAGGGCTGGTCGCAGAA GTACAGTACATGGGAACCCGAAGAAAACATCCTGGATGCTCGCCTGCTCGCAGCCTTTGAGGAAAG GGAGCGAGAGATGGAGCTGTATGGCCCAAAAAAACGAGGACCCAAACCCAAAACCTTCCTGCTCAAG GCCCAGGCCAAGGCAAAGGCCAAGACATATGAGTTCCGAAGTGATTCGGCCAGAGGCATTCGGATCCCTTACCCGGGCCGCTCACCCCAAGAACTGGCCTCTACTTCCCGGTCCCGTGAGGGCCTTCGGAACATGGGTCTTTCCCCACcgggaagcagcagcagcaccagcagcaccTGCCGAGTGGAGCCCCCTCGGGACCGCGAGCGCGACCGGGAgcgagagagggagagggaacgAGAGCGGGAGCGTGAACGGGGCACCAGCCGTGCAGATGACAAACCCAGCTCGCCAGGTGACAGCTCCAAGAAGCGAGGTCCAAAGCCCCGGAAAGAGCTCCTAGACCCCTCACAAAGGCCCTTGGGAGAACCCAGTGATGGCCTCGGAGATTACCTCAAGGGCAGGAAGCTGGACGATACTGCTTCCGGGGCAGGAAAGTTCCCAGCTGGCCACAGCGTGATCCAGCTGGCTCGAAGGCAGGACTCGGACCTGGCCCAGTGTGGTGTGGCCAGCCCTAGCCCCACTGAGGCCACAGGCAAGCTGGCTGTGGACACCTTTCCAGCCAGGGTCATAAAGCACAGGGCTGCCTTCCTGGAGGCCAAAGGCCAGGGCACCCTGGACCCTGGTGGCCCCCGGGTCAGGCATGGCTCAGGCACCCCCGGCTCTGTGGGGGGCTTGTATCGGGACATGGGGGCGCAAGGGGGAAGGCCCTCCCTCATCGCCAGAATCCCAGTGGCCAGAATCCTGGGGGACCCAGAGGAAGAATCCTGGAGCCCTTCTCTGACCAACTTGGAGAAGGTGGTGGTCACCGACGTGACCTCAAACTTTTTGACCGTCACCATTAAGGAAAGTAACACGGACCAAgggttttttaaagagaaaagatga
- the CBX2 gene encoding chromobox protein homolog 2: protein MEELSSVGEQVFAAECILSKRLRKGKLEYLVKWRGWSSKHNSWEPEENILDPRLLLAFQKKEHEKEVQNRKRGKRPRGRPRKHTVMSSCSRHSKLKESDAPSKSKSSSSSSSSTSSSSSSEEEEDSDLDAKRGPRGRETHPVPQKKAQILVAKPELKDPIRKKRGRKPLPPEQKAARRPVSLAKVLKTARKDLGAPAGKLPPPLSAPVAGLAALKAHAKEACSGPSAMATPENLASLMKGMAGSPSRGGISWQSSIVHYMNRMSQSQAQAASRLALRAPATGKCSLGLDLKMRTQKGELGISPPGSKVPKAPSGAVEQKTGSTGGPLHVHTGSKVLAGCLGPQPAPTQELSLQVLDLQSVKNGTPAGSMVARHAPATKGIPATNPATGKGAGGGPTAGSGTGLPTDASKGEKLASRAAAVPTPAGKRDCGKGSTAPVQEGHPTSGEARKTAALSEMSTGEENSSSDSDPDSASLPRAGQNLSVSVQTSQDWKPTRSLIEHVFVTDVTANLITVTVKESPTSVGFFNLRHY from the exons ATGGAGGAGCTGAGCAGCGTGGGCGAGCAGGTCTTCGCCGCCGAGTGCATCTTGAGCAAGCGGCTCCGCAAG GGCAAGCTGGAGTACCTGGTCAAGTGGCGCGGCTGGTCCTCCAA ACACAACAGCTGGGAGCCAGAGGAAAATATCCTGGACCCGAGGCTGCTCTTGGCCTTCCAGAAGAA GGAACACGAGAAGGAGGTGCAGAACCGGAAGAGAGGCAAGCGGCCGAGGGGCAGGCCAAGGAAGCACACTGTGATGTCCTCCTGCAGCCGACACTCCAAGCTCAAG GAATCTGATGCCCCTTCCAAATCTAAATCCAGcagttcttcctcttcctccacgtcctcttcttcctcctcagaggaagaggaggacagcGACCTAGACGCCAAGAGGGGCCCACGGGGCCGCGAGACTCACCCAGTGCCTCAGAAGAAGGCCCAGATCCTGGTAGCCAAGCCTGAACTGAAGGACCCCATCCGGAAGAAGCGGGGCCGGAAGCCCCTGCCCCCAGAGCAGAAGGCGGCCCGGAGGCCTGTGAGCCTGGCCAAGGTGCTAAAGACGGCCCGGAAGGACCTGGGGGCGCCCGCGGGCAAGCTGCCCCCTCCACTCAGTGCCCCCGTGGCGGGCCTGGCAGCCCTGAAGGCCCATGCCAAGGAGGCTTGCAGTGGCCCCAGTGCCATGGCCACCCCAGAGAACTTGGCCAGCCTGATGAAGGGCATGGCCGGCAGTCCCAGCCGTGGGGGCATCAGCTGGCAGAGCTCCATCGTGCACTACATGAACCGGATGAGCCAGAGCCAGGCCCAGGCTGCCAGCAGACTGGCCCTCAGGGCCCCAGCGACCGGCAAGTGCAGCCTCGGGCTGGACCTCAAGATGAGGACGCAGAAGGGGGAGCTGGGGATAAGCCCCCCAGGAAGCAAAGTCCCAAAGGCCCCGAGTGGAGCTGTGGAGCAGAAAACGGGGAGCACAGGAGGACCCCTGCACGTCCATACTGGCAGCAAGGTCCTTGCTGGGTGCCTGGGCCCCCAGCCTGCACCCACCCAGGAGCTAAGCCTCCAGGTCTTGGACTTACAGAGTGTCAAGAATGGCACACCCGCAGGAAGCATGGTCGCCCGCCACGCCCCAGCCACCAAGGGCATTCCTGCCACCAACCCAGCCACTGGGAAGGGTGCCGGGGGCGGCCCCACTGCAGGAAGTGGGACCGGCCTGCCCACTGACGCCAGCAAGGGTGAGAAGCTGGCCTCCAGGGCGGCCGCCGTGCCCACCCCTGCAGGCAAGAGGGACTGTGGAAAGGGCAGCACGGCCCCCGTGCAGGAGGGCCACCCGACATCAGGAGAAGCGCGGAAGACAGCTGCGCTTTCTGAGATGAGTACCGGTGAGGAGAACAGCAGCTCCGACTCGGACCCTGACTCGGCCTCCCTGCCCCGCGCCGGGCAGAACCTCTCCGTGTCTGTCCAGACCAGCCAGGACTGGAAACCCACCCGCAGCCTCATTGAGCACGTCTTCGTCACTGACGTCACCGCCAACCTCATCACCGTCACAGTGAAGGAGTCTCCCACCAGCGTGGGCTTCTTCAACCTGAGACATTACTGA